A stretch of Corallococcus silvisoli DNA encodes these proteins:
- a CDS encoding ATP-binding protein, with protein MTLGLGPLVVASVAYLGVLFLVAYAAEKGRISARITQHPLVYALALGVYATSWSYFGSVGYAARHGFRYLGIYLGLTLACLLAPVLWRPLLRLTRELQLTSLADLLAFRYPGQVTGTAVTLFVLAGSLPYLALQIRAVVESARLLSPAASPALVGPGFCGVLIVFTLLFGARHPAPRERHEGLMLAIAFESGVKLLALVAVAGWCVVSIFGGVGGLRDWLTLHPEAVEALQRPARDASWAPLLVLSVVAAFLTPRQYHVAFTEAPERDGLATVAWAFPLLMLLINAAVPVLLWSGEALGLPWPADFHVLSVPIRQGAPALALLAFLGGVSAASAMVIVTTLALAPMCLTHLVLPLGTARGRDDLYGWLLWARRVLIAAIILAGYGFYRLLDTRATGLVDLGLVSFVATAQFAPGVLGLLLWPKATRAGLLAGLAAGAAAWTFTLMAPLWEPPSLVAWTNQASVMLGFSADEPWGFATFTSLGLNALCFLAVSLVTRQSAEEREAARVCAREAPGLAEGSVAASSPDEFRRQLEPVLGAQVAAAEVDRARAALDLAPDERRPLELRRLRDGVERNLSGLIGPVLARLAVGEALRLDPGARTALADQLRFVEERLRDARDMRGPLRELEVVRRYLYRILEDLPLGVCAMGPDGEVVIWNAALEALSGVPMDSARGQPLARLPEPWGPLFAGLAQAPCGDDEARVTVGGRPRSLRLHRSRLAPSEGDSAGETGITFLVEDWTERKAVDARLAHQDRLASLGRVAAGVAHEIGNPLTAIASLTQNLKYELEDPEAVRERVGLILQQCRRIDAIVRALVGFGHAGTVGGESRPFTRVAVGPLLAEAAQLARLSRKARDVACAHQSPEGLEVRGDAQRLEQVLVNLLTNAIDASPAGSRVDLRAEAGGEQVRIQVEDRGHGIAPELTQRVFEPFFTTKQPGEGTGLGLTLVEGIVREHGGTLRLEPRADGGTRVTLSLPRADSVPQREASA; from the coding sequence ATGACGTTGGGCCTGGGCCCGCTCGTCGTCGCCTCCGTCGCCTACCTGGGCGTGCTGTTCCTGGTGGCGTACGCCGCGGAGAAGGGCCGCATCTCCGCGCGCATCACCCAGCACCCGCTGGTGTACGCGCTGGCCCTGGGCGTGTACGCCACGTCCTGGTCCTACTTCGGCAGCGTGGGCTACGCGGCCCGCCACGGCTTCCGCTACCTGGGCATCTACCTGGGCCTGACGCTCGCGTGCCTGCTGGCCCCCGTGCTGTGGCGGCCGCTCCTGCGGCTGACGCGCGAGCTGCAGCTCACCTCGCTCGCGGACCTGCTGGCGTTCCGCTACCCCGGGCAGGTGACGGGCACCGCGGTGACGCTGTTCGTCCTGGCCGGGAGCCTGCCCTACCTGGCGCTCCAGATCCGCGCCGTCGTGGAGTCCGCCCGCCTGCTCAGCCCCGCCGCGTCCCCCGCGCTGGTGGGCCCGGGCTTCTGCGGCGTGCTCATCGTCTTCACCCTGCTGTTCGGCGCCCGGCACCCCGCCCCGCGCGAGCGCCACGAGGGGCTGATGCTGGCCATCGCCTTCGAGTCCGGCGTGAAGCTGCTGGCGCTCGTCGCCGTCGCGGGCTGGTGCGTGGTGTCCATCTTCGGCGGCGTGGGCGGCCTGCGGGACTGGCTCACCCTGCACCCCGAGGCCGTGGAGGCCCTCCAGCGCCCCGCGCGCGACGCGTCCTGGGCGCCGCTCCTGGTGCTCTCCGTCGTCGCCGCCTTCCTCACGCCCCGGCAGTACCACGTGGCCTTCACGGAGGCCCCCGAGCGCGACGGGCTGGCCACCGTGGCGTGGGCCTTCCCGCTGTTGATGCTGCTCATCAACGCGGCGGTGCCGGTGCTGCTGTGGTCCGGAGAGGCCCTGGGCCTGCCCTGGCCCGCGGACTTCCACGTCCTGTCCGTGCCCATCCGCCAGGGCGCCCCGGCCCTGGCGCTGCTCGCCTTCCTGGGCGGCGTGTCCGCGGCGAGCGCGATGGTCATCGTCACCACGCTCGCGCTGGCGCCCATGTGCCTGACGCACCTGGTGCTGCCCCTGGGCACCGCGCGCGGCCGGGACGACCTCTACGGCTGGCTGCTCTGGGCCCGGCGCGTGCTCATCGCCGCCATCATCCTCGCGGGCTACGGCTTCTACCGGCTGCTGGACACGCGGGCGACGGGGCTGGTGGACCTGGGGCTCGTGTCCTTCGTCGCCACCGCGCAGTTCGCGCCCGGCGTGCTGGGCCTGCTGCTCTGGCCCAAGGCGACGCGCGCGGGGCTGCTCGCGGGGCTGGCCGCGGGCGCCGCGGCGTGGACCTTCACCCTGATGGCGCCGCTGTGGGAGCCGCCCTCGCTGGTGGCGTGGACCAACCAGGCCTCCGTGATGCTGGGCTTCTCCGCGGACGAGCCGTGGGGCTTCGCCACCTTCACCTCGCTGGGCCTCAACGCGCTGTGCTTCCTGGCGGTGTCGCTCGTCACGCGCCAGTCCGCGGAGGAGCGGGAGGCCGCGCGGGTGTGCGCGCGCGAGGCGCCGGGGCTCGCGGAGGGCAGCGTGGCGGCCAGCTCCCCGGACGAGTTCCGCAGGCAGCTGGAGCCGGTGCTGGGCGCGCAGGTGGCCGCGGCGGAGGTGGACCGGGCGCGCGCGGCGCTGGACCTGGCCCCGGACGAGCGCCGCCCCCTGGAGCTGCGCCGGCTGCGCGACGGCGTGGAGCGGAACCTCTCCGGCCTCATCGGCCCGGTGCTCGCCCGGCTCGCGGTGGGCGAAGCGCTGCGGCTGGACCCGGGCGCGCGCACGGCGCTGGCGGATCAGCTGCGCTTCGTGGAGGAGCGGCTGCGCGACGCACGCGACATGCGCGGCCCCCTGCGCGAGCTGGAGGTCGTCCGCCGCTATCTCTACCGCATCCTGGAGGACCTGCCGCTGGGCGTCTGCGCCATGGGCCCGGACGGCGAGGTCGTCATCTGGAACGCCGCGCTGGAGGCGCTGTCGGGCGTGCCCATGGACAGCGCGCGCGGCCAGCCGCTCGCGCGCCTTCCGGAGCCCTGGGGCCCGCTGTTCGCGGGGCTCGCCCAGGCGCCCTGCGGCGACGACGAGGCGCGCGTCACGGTGGGAGGACGGCCGCGCTCCCTGCGCCTGCACCGCTCGCGGCTCGCGCCGTCGGAGGGGGACAGCGCCGGGGAGACGGGCATCACCTTCCTGGTGGAGGACTGGACGGAGCGCAAGGCGGTGGACGCGCGGCTCGCGCACCAGGACCGGCTCGCGTCGCTGGGCCGGGTGGCCGCGGGCGTGGCGCATGAGATTGGCAACCCGCTCACCGCCATCGCCAGCCTCACGCAGAACCTCAAGTATGAGCTGGAGGACCCGGAGGCCGTGCGCGAGCGCGTGGGGCTCATCCTCCAGCAGTGCCGCCGCATCGACGCCATCGTCCGGGCGCTCGTGGGCTTCGGCCACGCGGGCACGGTGGGCGGCGAGTCCCGGCCCTTCACGCGCGTGGCGGTGGGGCCGCTGCTCGCGGAGGCCGCGCAGTTGGCCCGGCTGTCGCGCAAGGCGCGCGACGTGGCGTGCGCGCACCAGAGCCCGGAGGGGCTGGAGGTGCGGGGCGACGCGCAGCGGCTGGAGCAGGTGCTGGTGAACCTCTTGACCAACGCCATCGACGCGTCGCCCGCGGGCTCGCGCGTGGACCTGCGGGCGGAAGCCGGGGGAGAGCAGGTGCGCATCCAGGTGGAGGACCGGGGCCATGGCATCGCCCCGGAGCTGACTCAACGCGTCTTCGAACCCTTCTTCACCACCAAGCAGCCCGGCGAAGGCACCGGCCTGGGCCTCACGCTGGTGGAGGGCATCGTGCGCGAGCACGGCGGCACGCTGCGCCTGGAGCCCCGCGCAGACGGCGGCACCCGCGTGACGCTGAGCCTGCCCCGCGCGGACAGCGTGCCCCAACGGGAGGCCTCCGCGTGA
- a CDS encoding GspE/PulE family protein, translated as MAPPDVPPFSELPQFTLDRDSLRLLPESFCRRLGVAVMGKVDPENDTEPVTVAMLDPEDLSVRYRIADFLRRPVRPVRLNRYEIDSALEVGFGAGEHATVDVVLRAGAPLSARPTPVELVSHVLAVAVEQNASDIHLESYTDDVDLRYRVDGILHQTYTDISPDSLPEVVSRIKVMAGLDIAEKRRPQDGRLRALYTWDTGRKFVDFRVSVVPSPAGEDVVIRLLDATVGLVPVEKLGMTPDLQATVLRLLGNPEGLVLVTGPTGSGKTTTLYAALARLNDGRKKIITAEDPIEYVVPKVNQKQVSPQMPHLTLLRALLRQDPNVMLVGEIRDLETGSTALMASSTGHVVLGTLHTADAIGAVSRLRGLKLEDGDIAEALLAVLAQRLVRRICPDCSAPTAPTADQVALLGPLLDGVRPRAGQGCEACRHTGFKGRVGLFELLVVEPELQLLIATGAPGVQLRRHARARGFRTLVEDGLAKVADGVTTLHELTRVVPYRYLVTAREERRTPG; from the coding sequence ATGGCTCCCCCGGACGTCCCGCCCTTCTCCGAGCTGCCCCAGTTCACCCTCGACCGGGACTCGCTGCGGCTGCTCCCCGAGTCCTTCTGCCGCCGCCTGGGCGTCGCGGTGATGGGGAAGGTGGACCCGGAGAACGACACGGAGCCGGTGACGGTGGCGATGCTGGACCCGGAGGACCTGTCCGTGCGCTACCGCATCGCGGACTTCCTGCGCCGCCCCGTGCGGCCGGTGCGGCTCAACCGCTACGAAATCGACTCCGCGCTGGAGGTGGGCTTCGGCGCCGGGGAGCACGCCACGGTGGACGTGGTGCTGCGCGCGGGCGCGCCGCTGTCCGCGCGCCCCACGCCGGTGGAGCTGGTGAGCCACGTGCTCGCGGTGGCGGTGGAGCAGAACGCGTCCGACATCCACCTGGAGAGCTACACGGACGACGTGGACCTGCGCTACCGCGTCGACGGCATCCTCCACCAGACGTACACGGACATCTCCCCGGACTCGCTGCCGGAGGTGGTGAGCCGCATCAAGGTGATGGCGGGGTTGGACATCGCGGAGAAGCGGAGGCCCCAGGACGGCCGGCTGCGGGCGCTCTACACGTGGGACACGGGGCGGAAGTTCGTGGACTTCCGCGTGAGCGTGGTGCCCTCCCCGGCGGGCGAGGACGTGGTCATCCGGCTGCTCGACGCCACGGTGGGGCTGGTGCCGGTGGAGAAGTTGGGGATGACTCCGGACCTGCAGGCCACGGTGCTGCGGCTGTTGGGCAACCCGGAGGGGCTGGTGCTGGTGACGGGCCCCACGGGGAGCGGGAAGACGACGACGCTGTACGCGGCGCTGGCCCGGCTCAACGACGGGCGCAAGAAGATCATCACCGCGGAGGACCCCATCGAGTACGTGGTGCCCAAGGTGAACCAGAAGCAGGTGTCGCCGCAGATGCCGCACCTGACGCTGCTGCGCGCGCTGCTCCGGCAGGACCCCAACGTGATGCTGGTGGGGGAGATCCGCGACCTGGAGACGGGGAGCACCGCGCTGATGGCGTCGTCCACGGGGCACGTGGTGCTGGGCACGCTGCACACGGCGGATGCGATTGGCGCGGTGAGCCGCCTGCGCGGGTTGAAGCTGGAGGATGGCGACATCGCGGAGGCGCTGCTCGCGGTGCTGGCGCAGCGGCTGGTGCGGCGCATCTGCCCGGACTGCTCCGCGCCCACGGCGCCGACGGCGGACCAGGTGGCGCTGCTGGGGCCGCTGCTGGACGGAGTGCGGCCCCGGGCGGGGCAGGGCTGCGAGGCGTGCCGCCACACCGGCTTCAAGGGGCGGGTGGGGCTCTTTGAGTTGCTGGTGGTGGAGCCGGAGCTGCAACTGCTCATCGCCACCGGGGCCCCCGGCGTCCAGCTGCGAAGGCACGCCCGGGCCCGAGGCTTCCGCACCCTGGTGGAGGACGGGCTGGCGAAGGTGGCGGACGGCGTCACCACGCTGCACGAGCTGACGCGCGTGGTGCCGTACCGCTACCTCGTCACGGCCCGCGAGGAGCGCCGGACACCGGGCTGA
- a CDS encoding sensor histidine kinase, whose amino-acid sequence MRSPLDDSPRPLATNNGGTAFVGDPSARDTGAQLRLFIDSVKDYAILTLDPGGYIVTWNTGAERIKGYRAEEILGQHFSCFHPPDDVARGKPQQELETVLREGRFEEEGWRLRKDGGRFWANVVITPMRDPQGLLVGFAKVTRDFTERKLAQEQLQQSEERFRLLVSHIQDYAIYMLDPEGRVTTWNAGAERFKQYRAEEILGQHFSRFFPPEDVARGKPWKALQIAANEGHFEEEAWRIRKDGTRFWANVVITAMRDAQDRLMGFAKVTRDFTERKQTQDQRELELLRDAVRARDEFLSVASHELKTPLTPLQLKLTALLRVVENHPAATLPVQRVARDLEVARRQVRKLSDLIEDLLDVSRITMGQLRLERAPMDFSALVREVVARYAPQSAQVGCGVTLDAHTPLEGNWDRARLDQVVTNLLSNALKYGAGKPLHVSVSLDAGRAVLCVRDEGIGIPVDAQPRLFERFVRAVSERNYGGLGLGLFITQQIVEAHGGSVQVRSTPGEGATFTVTLPTGEAS is encoded by the coding sequence ATGCGAAGCCCCCTGGACGACAGCCCGCGTCCCCTGGCCACCAACAACGGCGGCACGGCCTTCGTGGGCGACCCTTCCGCTCGCGACACGGGCGCACAGCTGCGCCTGTTCATCGACAGCGTCAAGGACTACGCCATCCTGACGTTGGATCCAGGCGGCTACATCGTGACCTGGAACACGGGCGCCGAGCGCATCAAGGGCTACCGGGCCGAGGAGATCCTGGGCCAGCACTTCAGCTGCTTCCACCCACCGGACGACGTGGCTCGGGGCAAGCCCCAGCAGGAGCTGGAGACCGTCCTCCGCGAGGGACGCTTCGAGGAAGAGGGCTGGCGGCTGCGCAAGGACGGCGGCCGCTTCTGGGCCAACGTCGTCATCACCCCGATGCGCGACCCCCAGGGCCTGCTCGTCGGCTTCGCCAAGGTGACGCGCGACTTCACCGAGCGCAAGCTCGCCCAGGAGCAGCTCCAGCAGAGCGAGGAGCGCTTCCGCCTCCTCGTCTCGCACATCCAGGACTACGCCATCTACATGCTCGACCCCGAGGGCCGGGTCACCACCTGGAACGCCGGCGCCGAGCGCTTCAAGCAGTACCGGGCCGAGGAGATCCTCGGCCAGCACTTCAGCCGCTTCTTCCCTCCCGAGGACGTCGCCCGGGGCAAGCCCTGGAAGGCCCTCCAGATCGCGGCCAACGAGGGCCACTTCGAGGAAGAGGCCTGGCGGATCCGCAAGGACGGCACCCGCTTCTGGGCCAACGTCGTCATCACCGCGATGCGCGACGCGCAGGACCGCCTCATGGGCTTCGCCAAGGTGACGCGCGACTTCACCGAGCGCAAGCAGACCCAGGACCAGCGCGAGCTGGAGCTGCTGCGCGACGCCGTGCGCGCCCGGGATGAGTTCCTGTCCGTCGCCTCCCACGAACTCAAGACCCCCCTCACCCCGCTCCAGCTCAAGCTGACCGCCCTGCTGCGCGTCGTGGAGAACCACCCCGCCGCCACGCTGCCCGTGCAGCGCGTGGCCCGCGACCTGGAGGTCGCTCGCCGTCAGGTCCGCAAGCTGTCCGACCTCATCGAGGACCTGCTGGATGTCTCGCGCATCACCATGGGTCAGCTGCGGTTGGAGCGCGCCCCCATGGACTTCTCCGCGCTCGTGCGGGAGGTGGTGGCCCGCTATGCCCCCCAGTCCGCGCAGGTCGGGTGCGGCGTCACGCTGGACGCCCACACCCCCTTGGAGGGGAACTGGGACCGGGCGCGATTGGACCAGGTGGTCACCAACCTGCTCTCCAACGCGCTCAAGTACGGCGCCGGCAAGCCCCTCCACGTCAGCGTGAGCCTGGACGCGGGGCGGGCCGTGCTGTGCGTGCGGGACGAAGGCATCGGCATCCCGGTGGATGCCCAACCCCGCCTCTTCGAGCGCTTCGTGCGCGCGGTGTCCGAGCGCAACTACGGCGGCCTGGGGCTGGGCCTCTTCATCACCCAGCAGATCGTCGAAGCCCACGGCGGCAGCGTCCAGGTGCGCAGCACCCCGGGCGAGGGCGCGACGTTCACGGTGACGCTGCCAACCGGTGAAGCCTCATAG
- a CDS encoding transcriptional regulator, with translation MGPHSIDMFDEVLDSAGALAAQRLRGAPGAREAVARALEAAASLPVAALAPLAFARHLGTQLAQADSPELALERLHARDLALAFACAHGRAGASELLEAEVLQKLRVPLSRIHPSPDFVDEVLQVLRAKLLLPRAGAEPRLLGYAGTGSLLHWVNTSAVRLALRMRKTHGQEALVDAEVLAAHPGQGGLELGFVREEARAHVRAAFVQAVAQLDDDDRELLRLHFVERLSLERMGSLFNLHKSTLSRRLSGVQALLEKRTRRLLSERLALPAPELESLMRAVHGRLDLSLTGLLEPRE, from the coding sequence ATGGGTCCGCACAGCATCGACATGTTCGACGAGGTCCTGGACTCCGCCGGTGCTCTCGCGGCCCAACGCCTGCGCGGCGCCCCAGGGGCCCGCGAAGCCGTGGCGCGTGCCCTCGAAGCGGCGGCATCCCTCCCGGTCGCGGCGTTGGCGCCGCTCGCGTTCGCCCGGCACCTGGGCACCCAGCTCGCGCAGGCGGACTCCCCGGAACTCGCGCTGGAGCGCCTGCATGCCCGGGACCTGGCGCTCGCGTTCGCGTGCGCGCACGGGCGGGCTGGCGCGAGTGAACTGCTCGAGGCCGAAGTGCTCCAGAAGCTGCGGGTCCCCCTCTCGCGGATCCACCCATCTCCAGACTTCGTCGACGAGGTGTTGCAGGTGCTGCGCGCAAAGCTCTTGCTGCCCCGCGCCGGCGCCGAGCCCCGGCTGCTCGGGTACGCGGGCACGGGATCGCTGCTGCACTGGGTGAACACCTCCGCGGTGCGGCTCGCGCTCCGGATGCGCAAGACCCACGGACAGGAAGCCCTCGTCGACGCGGAGGTGCTGGCGGCCCACCCCGGCCAGGGCGGGCTGGAGCTGGGGTTCGTCCGCGAGGAGGCCCGGGCCCATGTGCGGGCCGCCTTCGTGCAGGCCGTGGCCCAGCTGGACGACGACGACCGGGAGCTGCTTCGCCTCCACTTCGTCGAACGGCTCTCGCTGGAGCGGATGGGCTCGCTGTTCAACCTGCACAAGTCCACCCTCTCCCGCCGCCTCTCCGGGGTGCAGGCCCTGCTGGAGAAGCGCACGCGGCGCCTGCTGTCGGAGCGGCTGGCCCTGCCCGCGCCGGAGCTGGAGAGCCTGATGCGCGCCGTCCACGGACGCCTCGACCTGAGCCTCACCGGCCTCCTGGAGCCGCGCGAATGA
- a CDS encoding serine/threonine-protein kinase — translation MTCPDANALARYVDGLLLPESEQQVRDHVAGCAECRSVLAAMSALDAPAPQAGAGVLVTGAQVGRYVVLGLLGEGGMGRVHAAYDPELDRKVALKLLNLQRLREDSLTQARQRLEREARTMARLSHPHVAGLYDVGEYQGQLYLVMEFLEGGTLRRWLAEKPRSTKEILALFIQAADGLAATHALGIVHRDFKPDNVLLTRDGQVRITDFGLANATSALGAESHPPDSSQAADFLTDTGALLGTPAYGSPEQLRGERGDARSDQFAFCVALYEALNGQRPFEGTTREELLEQMARQAVRPERASVPAWLRAVIRRGLSEAPSRRFPSMAELRARLVRVPVAWRRTTATALLGGALVGGLLLMLDPWLEPRALCQGSERHLMGVWDEATREATHRAFLATRAPDAEASFQAVSVALERWTSDWTREHQQACEATRVFGEQSEQVLGLRMACLDQRLGELSRLTTALQGADSRTVERGFGLGASLGGVARCADVRSLQEAVAPPEQPAVREEVKAVRAELARATAEQLAGHTSEALKVALPARERALATRYRPLEAEAHLLCGKLQEDANAFEDARASLVQASLAAEAGRHLSVLARTLYAQAWLHGYDLGRPKEAWPFLLRAQAVAETLRDPEFDALLEHARAELLEEEGRFAEAEPLLLKALARATAGGDALARAELNVRLGILARHQGRLLEAKRWQEEAVRLHEQLHGPEHRDTAKALLNLAGTLAHTGELTRAEGLLLRALVLLRRSLGEEHLAVARALSNLAIIYFEWGHGPQARQAAEASVAVARKVVGPDSDVLVGLESNRLGVLGELGERERELEQARRGLAHRERVYGASHPDVALDAHEVGRLLRLLGRPREAKAFHARAVALQEPLLARNEVEGEGLQSLADALLFLGRAEEARTYVERALVSLERDRGPLAPERIKALLLLGDIHLARNAPSEALAPLKAVLEALETEKVTSARVPLARRRLAKALRLTGRSTEACQEAHRAWTELEPWTKAYAQEVIDARAEVARCRR, via the coding sequence ATGACCTGCCCGGACGCGAACGCGCTCGCGCGCTATGTGGATGGACTCCTCCTGCCCGAAAGCGAGCAGCAGGTGCGTGACCACGTCGCCGGGTGCGCCGAGTGCCGGAGCGTGCTCGCCGCCATGAGCGCGCTCGATGCCCCGGCGCCCCAGGCGGGCGCGGGAGTCCTCGTCACCGGCGCGCAGGTGGGCCGCTACGTGGTGCTGGGGCTGCTCGGCGAGGGCGGCATGGGCCGCGTCCATGCCGCGTATGACCCCGAGCTGGATCGCAAGGTGGCCCTCAAGCTGCTCAACCTCCAGCGCCTCCGGGAGGACTCGCTCACGCAGGCGCGGCAGCGCTTGGAGCGCGAGGCGCGCACCATGGCGCGCCTGTCGCATCCCCACGTCGCGGGCCTCTACGACGTGGGCGAGTACCAGGGACAGCTCTACCTGGTGATGGAGTTCCTTGAAGGAGGGACGCTCCGGAGGTGGCTCGCGGAGAAGCCCCGTTCAACCAAGGAGATCCTCGCGCTCTTCATCCAGGCGGCGGACGGCCTCGCGGCCACGCACGCCCTGGGCATCGTCCACCGGGACTTCAAGCCGGACAACGTCCTGCTGACCCGCGATGGCCAGGTGCGCATCACCGACTTCGGACTGGCCAATGCGACCTCGGCGTTGGGGGCGGAGAGCCACCCCCCGGACTCCTCCCAGGCCGCGGACTTCCTCACCGACACGGGGGCCCTGCTCGGGACGCCGGCCTATGGTTCACCCGAGCAGCTTCGGGGCGAGCGGGGCGATGCCCGGTCGGATCAATTCGCCTTCTGCGTCGCGCTCTACGAAGCCCTCAACGGCCAGCGCCCCTTCGAGGGGACGACGCGCGAGGAGCTGCTCGAGCAGATGGCCCGGCAGGCCGTCCGGCCCGAGCGCGCCAGCGTCCCCGCCTGGCTCAGGGCGGTCATCCGTCGCGGCCTCTCCGAGGCCCCCTCGCGGCGCTTCCCCTCCATGGCGGAGCTGCGGGCGCGGCTCGTGCGCGTCCCCGTGGCCTGGAGGCGGACCACCGCGACAGCGCTGCTCGGCGGCGCGCTGGTGGGAGGACTCCTCCTGATGCTGGACCCCTGGCTGGAGCCGCGCGCGCTGTGCCAGGGCAGCGAGCGGCACCTCATGGGCGTCTGGGATGAGGCGACCCGCGAGGCCACCCACCGGGCCTTCCTCGCCACCCGCGCTCCGGACGCGGAGGCCTCCTTCCAGGCCGTGTCCGTGGCGCTGGAGCGCTGGACGTCGGACTGGACGCGGGAGCACCAACAGGCCTGCGAGGCCACCCGTGTCTTCGGCGAGCAGTCGGAGCAGGTGCTCGGGCTGCGCATGGCCTGCCTGGACCAGCGGCTGGGCGAGCTCTCCCGGCTCACGACGGCGCTCCAGGGCGCGGACTCCCGGACGGTGGAGCGGGGCTTCGGGCTGGGGGCTTCCCTGGGCGGCGTGGCGCGCTGCGCGGACGTGAGGTCCTTGCAGGAGGCCGTGGCTCCTCCGGAGCAGCCCGCCGTGCGGGAGGAGGTCAAGGCGGTGCGGGCGGAGCTCGCGCGGGCCACCGCGGAGCAGCTCGCGGGCCATACGTCGGAGGCGCTGAAGGTGGCGCTGCCCGCGAGGGAGCGCGCGCTCGCCACGCGCTACCGTCCCCTGGAAGCGGAGGCGCACCTGTTGTGCGGGAAGCTCCAGGAGGATGCCAATGCGTTCGAGGATGCGCGGGCCTCCCTGGTCCAGGCCTCGCTCGCGGCGGAGGCGGGGCGCCACCTGTCCGTCCTCGCGCGGACGCTGTACGCGCAGGCCTGGTTGCATGGCTATGACCTGGGGCGTCCCAAGGAAGCGTGGCCCTTCCTCCTGCGGGCCCAGGCCGTGGCGGAGACCCTTCGCGACCCGGAGTTCGACGCGCTGCTGGAGCACGCCCGCGCCGAGCTGTTGGAGGAGGAAGGCCGGTTCGCCGAAGCGGAGCCCCTCCTGCTCAAGGCCCTGGCACGGGCCACCGCGGGTGGGGACGCGCTCGCCCGCGCCGAGCTGAACGTGCGGCTGGGAATCCTCGCGCGGCACCAGGGACGTCTCCTGGAGGCGAAGCGCTGGCAGGAGGAGGCGGTGCGCCTTCACGAACAGCTCCATGGGCCCGAGCACCGCGACACCGCCAAGGCCTTGTTGAACCTGGCGGGGACGCTGGCCCACACGGGGGAGCTGACCCGGGCCGAAGGGCTCCTCCTGCGGGCGCTCGTCCTGCTGCGGCGCTCGCTGGGAGAGGAGCACCTGGCCGTGGCGCGGGCGCTGTCCAACCTGGCCATCATCTACTTCGAGTGGGGACACGGCCCGCAGGCGCGACAGGCGGCGGAAGCGAGCGTCGCGGTGGCGCGCAAGGTCGTGGGGCCGGACAGCGACGTGCTCGTGGGATTGGAGTCGAACCGGCTGGGCGTGCTCGGCGAACTGGGGGAGCGGGAGCGGGAGCTGGAGCAGGCCCGCCGCGGCCTCGCCCATCGCGAGCGCGTGTATGGCGCCTCGCATCCGGACGTCGCGCTGGACGCGCACGAGGTGGGGCGGCTGCTCCGCCTGTTGGGCCGCCCGCGCGAGGCCAAGGCCTTTCACGCGCGCGCGGTCGCGCTCCAGGAGCCGCTGCTCGCCAGGAACGAGGTGGAAGGCGAAGGGCTCCAATCGCTCGCGGACGCGCTGCTCTTCCTCGGGCGAGCGGAGGAAGCCAGGACGTACGTGGAGCGCGCGCTGGTGAGCCTGGAGCGGGACCGAGGCCCGCTGGCGCCCGAGCGCATCAAGGCGCTCCTGCTGCTGGGGGACATCCACCTCGCGAGGAACGCCCCCTCCGAGGCCCTGGCTCCCTTGAAGGCGGTGCTGGAGGCCCTTGAGACGGAGAAGGTGACGTCGGCGCGGGTCCCCCTGGCCCGCCGCCGTCTCGCGAAGGCCCTGCGGCTCACGGGCAGGTCCACCGAGGCCTGCCAGGAGGCACACCGGGCCTGGACGGAGCTGGAGCCCTGGACGAAGGCCTACGCCCAGGAGGTCATCGACGCTCGCGCCGAGGTCGCTCGCTGTCGTCGGTAG